From Malaciobacter mytili LMG 24559:
TCCAAAAGTTAGATAAAAGAGCAAAGGTTTTTATGGAAACTATACCTTTAAAAGATGCTTGGGTACCACTAGAAAATAGTAATTATCTTTTTATTGGCTGTTTTTGGGTTAGTGGTAAATATAAAAATCAAGGACATGGAAAAAAACTTTTACAAGAGGCTATAAAAAGAGCAAAAAAAGACTCTTTTGATGGTTTAGTAACAATTGTAGGTAAAAAAAAGTTTCATTTTATGAGTGATACAAAGTGGCTATTAAAAAATGGCTTTGAAGTTGTAGAAGAAACAACTGATGGTTTTGTTATTTTAGGTTTGAAAATAAATAAAAAACCTTTTAATATAAAAATTAAAGAGTGCGTAAAAAATAGAGAAATTACTAAAAAAGGAGTTGTAGTATATTATTCAAATAGATGCGTATATTCAGAAGTATATATTTTAACTTCTTTAAAAGAAGTTTGTAAAAAAAATAATATACCCTTAGAAATAAATAAGCTTGATACACTACAAAAAGCTCAAAACTCTCCAACTTTAGCAACTATATTTTCACTTTTTTATAATGCAGAGTTTATTACAACTGATATAAGTGTTTGCCTTGAAAGTAAATTTACAAAACTTTTAAAACTTTAATCAAAGTATTTAAAATCTTTATCTTCACTTCCATCTTTTTTTCTATTTTTAAATTTATACATAGTTTTTGTAAATTGATATGTTTTATAACTTAGTATTATTGCCAATAAAAAGATTATAATTGAAAAAAGAGTATATATAAATTCCATAATAAACCTTTTAAAAAGAATTATTTATTATCTTTAAAGGAATCTTTCCAATTGAGTTTTTGAGGTGTATGTTCATTTATTATAATTCCTTTTTCTTTTTTACCTGAAAAAATCCCTTCTCCAAGACTACTATTATTTTCATAAAAGAAAATAAAATAAATAAAAAAGCAAGTTAATACAATAATCAATCCTATTATAAAAGTAGGATTATTTTTTTTATTAGTTTCCATTTTTTTCTTTTTATAGATATTTTATCTATATAAAGAGTCAAAGTTATTTATTTTTATTTTTTTGACTCTCATATTGTAGAAAGTTTTGGCTTGATGACTCTTTTGAATCATCACTTCCACCTGTGTCAAATCTAAAAGCTTTTTCCCATCTAAGTTTTGCAGGTATATGCTCATTTACAGAGCCACTTCCTTTTATATCTGGAGAAAAAATGCTTGTTCCAAAACCACTATTATTTTTAAAAAATATAAAAGAGAAAACCCCTATAATTACAACTGTTATAATTAGAAATAATGGACTGCTTTTTTTCTTATTATTTTTCATAAACTCTCTTTTTTTTAGTGATGTGACTGATTATTTTATTATCACATAAACTTAATTAAGAGATTATTATTTAAATTAATGTTCCATTCATCATAAGATAATCTCTTCCTTCTTCAGAAATCATATTTTTATCCCAAGGTGGATCAAATACCAAATGAACAAAAGCTTCATCTACTAAATCAACAGCAAGTGTTACATATTTTACTTGTTCTAATAAATTCTCTGCAACAGGGCAAGCTGGACTTGTAAGAGTCATTGTAACTATTGCGTGTAAATAAGGTTCTTTTTCTTCAAATTCTATTTTATATACTAATCCTAAATCATAAATATTTACAGGTATTTCAGGGTCATATACTTGTTTTAAATTAAATATTATTTTTTTCTCTATATCTTCTAATTGTTCTTTTGTAAAATTATTCATATTTTCTCCTTATGCAAAAGCTTTTGCATACTCTTTTATTCTTTTTATCATTCCTTGTACACCACTTTGTCTATTTGGTGTAATTATCTCTTGAAGATTTAGTTTTTGCAGTATTTGTGTATCAAAATCTAAAATCTCTTTTGCTGATAGATTATTAAAAATTGTTAGTATTATTTTTACTAAACCTTTTACTATTGCTGCATTTGAATCTGCTTTAAAAACTAAAATATCATCTTTTTTTTCACAAATTAGCCAAACTTTTGAAGTACATCCTTGTACTAAATTTTCATCTTTTTTATGTTCTTCTTCTAAGTTTGGTAAACTTTTACCTAAATCTATAATATATTCATACTTTTGTAAATCATCATCAAAAAGTTCTAAATCATCTTTAATAGAATCTATTCTACTTTCTATCATTTTAATCCTTTAGCATTGTTATTGCTTTTTTTAAGGCCTTTATAAATATATCAATATCCTCTTTTGTATTATAAAAAGCAATACTTACTCTTATTGTACCATCAATATTTAATTTTTTCATTATTGGTTGGGCACAATGATGTCCTGCTCTTACAGCTATATGCATTTTATCAAGTAAAATACCAATATCTTCACTATTTATATCTTTTATATTAAAGCTTTTACTAACTATTGAGTTTTCCACATTATTGTATAAAATTATATTTTCTATTTTTTTTAGTTCATTATGTAAGTAGCTATAAATCTCTTCTTCTATTGTATGAATAGTTTTGTACCCTATATTTTTTATATATTTTAAAGCTTCTTTAAACGCTATCACATCAGCAATATTTTGTGTTCCAGCTTCAAATTTATAAGGTGAACTTAACATAAGGCTTCTTTGAAAATTTACATCATTTATTGTAGCACCACCTGTTTGGTAAGTTTTTAATTTTTCTAATAACTCTTGCTTTACATATAATGCTCCAACTCCTGTTGGTCCATAAGTTTTATGGGAAGAAATTGCATAAAAGTCCACATCTAAATCTTGTACATCAATTTCAAAATGTGCTAAGCTTTGAGCACCATCCACCATAAGATAGCTATTATATTTATGTGTAAGTTTTGCTATTTTTTTTATATTGTGTTTTACTCCAAAAGCATTTGAAACATGAGTAATACTAACAAATGAGTTTGGATTAGCTTTAAGTAATTCTTCAAAATGCTCAAAATCAAACTCTAAATTTTCTTTTATATTAACAACTTCCAAACCTTGATGTAAAGTTCTATTTTGCATATGCCAAGGAGTAATATTTGAATGATGTTCAATAGAAGAGATAATTATAGTTTTAAACTCTTTTGCAAAAATAGAAGCAACCATATTTAAGCTTTCTGTTACTCCTTTAGTAAAGATAATTTCACTTTCATCTTTCGCATTTATAAACTCTTTTAGTATAGTTCTTGTCTCTTCAAATTCTTTAGTTGCTTTGTTTGCATCCCCATGATTACTTCTATGTGTATTTGAACAGTAGTTTGTATAATACTCTAAAATTTTATTTAAAACAGCTTGTGGTTTTTGAGTAGTTGCTGCATTATCAAGGTATGTAACACTACTATTTTTAAAAAAAGGGAAGTCATTTTTATACATGATTTATCCTTTTTATATCTTTTATATATCTTCTAATAGCTTTAATGTCTATTTTTCTAATAACTTTTAATTCAATTGATTCTATAATCATCTGCTTTGCTTTATTTTTACTAATACCTCTTGAGCAAAGATAATATAACTCATCTTCATTTAGTGTTCCACAACTTGCCCCATGACTTGCTTCAAGTTCATCAACATAGATTTGTAACCTTGGGTTTGCATTAATTTTTGCTTCATCACTTAAAAGTATAGTTTGACTATTTTGAAAAGCTTTTGCAAATTTAGCACTATTTTGTACTGTTGAACTTATATCGAATAAAGCTTGAGCTTTTTT
This genomic window contains:
- a CDS encoding GNAT family N-acetyltransferase; this translates as MQYLILDENNIENEHICCGFSDKKCSEGYKAKKTWLKLQFKNNFIFQKLDKRAKVFMETIPLKDAWVPLENSNYLFIGCFWVSGKYKNQGHGKKLLQEAIKRAKKDSFDGLVTIVGKKKFHFMSDTKWLLKNGFEVVEETTDGFVILGLKINKKPFNIKIKECVKNREITKKGVVVYYSNRCVYSEVYILTSLKEVCKKNNIPLEINKLDTLQKAQNSPTLATIFSLFYNAEFITTDISVCLESKFTKLLKL
- a CDS encoding aminotransferase class V-fold PLP-dependent enzyme; this encodes MYKNDFPFFKNSSVTYLDNAATTQKPQAVLNKILEYYTNYCSNTHRSNHGDANKATKEFEETRTILKEFINAKDESEIIFTKGVTESLNMVASIFAKEFKTIIISSIEHHSNITPWHMQNRTLHQGLEVVNIKENLEFDFEHFEELLKANPNSFVSITHVSNAFGVKHNIKKIAKLTHKYNSYLMVDGAQSLAHFEIDVQDLDVDFYAISSHKTYGPTGVGALYVKQELLEKLKTYQTGGATINDVNFQRSLMLSSPYKFEAGTQNIADVIAFKEALKYIKNIGYKTIHTIEEEIYSYLHNELKKIENIILYNNVENSIVSKSFNIKDINSEDIGILLDKMHIAVRAGHHCAQPIMKKLNIDGTIRVSIAFYNTKEDIDIFIKALKKAITMLKD
- a CDS encoding metal-sulfur cluster assembly factor produces the protein MNNFTKEQLEDIEKKIIFNLKQVYDPEIPVNIYDLGLVYKIEFEEKEPYLHAIVTMTLTSPACPVAENLLEQVKYVTLAVDLVDEAFVHLVFDPPWDKNMISEEGRDYLMMNGTLI
- a CDS encoding SufE family protein, translated to MIESRIDSIKDDLELFDDDLQKYEYIIDLGKSLPNLEEEHKKDENLVQGCTSKVWLICEKKDDILVFKADSNAAIVKGLVKIILTIFNNLSAKEILDFDTQILQKLNLQEIITPNRQSGVQGMIKRIKEYAKAFA